The following coding sequences lie in one Xanthomonas hortorum pv. pelargonii genomic window:
- a CDS encoding putative Ig domain-containing protein: protein MLLFALAGLMPNLAAAQAASTYCTTRSATVNQSGSVTFDVSNCDGPDNVGMGDDPRNPLDANNRGVTPNGTIELSGQSGSGTETVTYTHNGNSATSDTFYLRDQEENVLTFNITITATRTASIAVSPASRNEDSNAAFTYTVTLSQTNSSATTVNLTSGGTATSGGDYAGAVTSVVVPANATTASFPITPVADGTVEADETVVFSVASGSGYSIGNPSTATATILNDDAPSASIAVSPASVAEDGATNLVYTVTLDQAPVNAVSVAFSIGGSATSGTDYAAVSSPLVIAAGQTSGTITITPTADATVEADETVVLTVVAGSGYAVGTPTSATGTILNDDAVVVTVGPTTLPAATAGSAYSQSLTASGGTAPYSFAVTAGALPAGLTLSAAGVLSGTPTASGTFNFTATATDSGSPTLTSGSRAYALTVAGATVTLPATTLPNGTTGQAYSSALNPATGGIAPYTYAVTAGALPTGITLNGSSGALTGTPGSVGNFAFTVTATDSTGGTPSQAARSYTLNIVAPTIVVGPASLPAATAGSAYNQTLSASGGTAPYSFVVSAGALPAGLTLSAAGVLSGTPTASGSFNFTATATDSGATPTSGNRAYTLTVAGATVVLPATSLPAGTAGQAYSSALNPATGGIAPYTYAVTAGALPAGITLNGSSGALTGTPGSVGNFAFTVTATDSTAGTPSQAARGYTLNIVAPPIVVAPSTLPAATRGTAYSQALSASGGTAPYTYALASGALPAGLTLASNGTLSGTATVEGSFNFTVTATDAGSFTGNQAYSLTVAGPNLALPASTLPAGTAGQAYSAVIAPATGGTAPYSYALTAGALPAGVVVDVATGALSGTPTVAGTFNFTLTVSDSTPSPAAQASRSYTLTIAAPSIAITPSALPAAVRGTAYSQAVTASGGIAPYSYALGSGALPAGITLASNGTLAGTATVEGSFNFTVVATDAGNFTGSQAYALTVTGPNLVLPASTLPAGNAGQAYSAAIAPASGGTAPYRYALTAGALPNGVVLDTATGGLSGTPTLSGVFNFTLTATDSTPSPAVQASQSYSVTITAATLVPGQPTLPPAVRGSAYNQVLTASGGVAPYRYSIASGTLPAGLTLASDGTLSGTPTTQGTSSFTIAVADAGNASATQAYSFTVSDAAPVAVADVAATMSDTAVTVAVTANDTGNIASIAIATAPTNGTAVVNGLELVYTPAAGFVGTDVVSYTVTGSGGTSAPVTLTITVNARPVAVSVTAAAVPGEAQQVDLTRNATGGPFVAAAVVAVLPASAGTATITRTGGTATAAAARASGPSPAAAAMAETPTFMLTFTPNPAFVGQAMVQFTLSNAFATSVPASVVFTIAPRRDPSVDAEVRGLIDAQSESTRRFARAQIDNFQRRLEATHRGGSTFSNAVSFQPTSHCRQADRGISAQPCSPDTQEADNDFRDAPAVASSGNSTAQGQGDLGLWVGGAIRSGSLDKQSNSTGVDFQTDGLSVGADYRVAQSLAIGAGLGWGRDDSDVGRNGSHSKATAYTMALYASFHPGKAFFFDTLVGYQLLSYDLRRFVTDDSSMAEGNRDGKQWIASVSTGADLQRGDLQITPYARVDVARATLDGYVEDGVVPFALRYDDMDVATTTGNLGLRLEWRRDVAWGRLTPQLRVEYQRDFQGRGDATLSYADLNGGPFYRAGQSAFDRNRLMVGIGAALLTEQGLSTRLEYRGITDGDNNDDQTWMINLEKKY, encoded by the coding sequence ATGCTGCTATTTGCCTTAGCAGGGTTAATGCCGAACCTGGCAGCAGCGCAGGCGGCCTCGACATATTGCACGACCCGCAGCGCCACGGTAAATCAAAGCGGGTCAGTGACATTCGACGTCAGTAACTGCGACGGTCCGGACAATGTCGGCATGGGCGACGATCCCAGAAATCCCCTGGATGCCAACAACCGCGGCGTCACTCCGAATGGAACCATCGAGCTGAGCGGCCAAAGCGGTTCTGGCACGGAGACCGTCACCTATACCCATAACGGGAATTCTGCGACGTCGGATACGTTTTACCTGCGCGACCAGGAAGAAAATGTTCTTACCTTCAACATCACGATCACCGCCACGCGCACCGCCAGCATTGCGGTGAGCCCGGCCAGCCGCAACGAAGACAGCAATGCGGCTTTCACCTATACGGTCACGCTGAGCCAGACCAACAGCTCGGCCACCACGGTGAATCTGACATCTGGCGGTACTGCGACCAGTGGCGGCGATTACGCCGGTGCGGTGACCAGCGTCGTTGTACCCGCCAACGCCACAACGGCCAGCTTTCCGATCACCCCGGTCGCCGACGGCACTGTGGAAGCGGACGAGACCGTGGTGTTCAGCGTGGCCAGCGGCAGCGGCTACTCCATCGGCAACCCATCCACCGCCACTGCCACGATTCTCAACGACGATGCGCCTAGCGCATCGATTGCAGTCTCGCCGGCCAGTGTGGCCGAGGACGGCGCAACCAATCTGGTCTACACGGTGACGCTAGACCAGGCCCCGGTAAACGCCGTGTCGGTCGCTTTCAGCATCGGCGGCAGCGCGACCTCGGGTACCGATTACGCGGCCGTGAGTTCACCGCTGGTGATCGCGGCCGGCCAGACCAGCGGCACCATCACGATCACTCCGACCGCCGATGCCACTGTCGAAGCAGACGAAACCGTGGTGCTGACGGTAGTCGCCGGCAGCGGCTACGCGGTGGGCACGCCGACCAGCGCGACCGGCACGATTCTCAACGACGACGCAGTCGTTGTGACAGTGGGGCCAACAACGTTGCCTGCAGCGACCGCGGGCAGCGCCTACAGCCAGAGCCTGACCGCCAGCGGCGGCACAGCGCCGTACAGCTTTGCCGTCACCGCCGGTGCCTTGCCGGCCGGGTTGACGCTCAGCGCCGCCGGCGTGTTGTCCGGCACGCCCACCGCCAGCGGCACGTTCAACTTCACCGCGACCGCAACCGACAGCGGCTCGCCCACGCTCACCAGCGGCAGCCGCGCCTATGCGCTGACCGTGGCTGGCGCAACCGTGACGCTGCCGGCGACCACCTTGCCCAACGGCACCACAGGCCAGGCCTATTCGAGCGCACTCAATCCGGCGACAGGCGGCATTGCGCCGTACACCTACGCCGTCACCGCCGGTGCATTGCCGACGGGCATCACGCTCAATGGCAGCAGCGGCGCCTTGACCGGCACCCCCGGTAGCGTGGGCAACTTCGCCTTCACCGTGACCGCCACCGACAGCACCGGCGGCACGCCCTCGCAGGCTGCGCGCAGTTACACGTTGAACATCGTTGCCCCGACGATCGTTGTCGGGCCGGCATCGCTGCCGGCGGCGACCGCAGGCAGTGCCTACAACCAGACGCTGAGCGCCAGCGGCGGGACCGCGCCGTACTCCTTCGTGGTCAGCGCAGGCGCATTGCCGGCCGGATTGACCCTGAGCGCTGCCGGCGTGCTGTCCGGCACGCCTACCGCCAGCGGCAGCTTCAACTTCACCGCGACCGCGACCGATAGCGGCGCCACACCCACCAGTGGCAACCGGGCTTACACATTGACCGTGGCGGGGGCGACCGTGGTCCTGCCGGCGACCAGCTTGCCGGCCGGCACTGCAGGCCAGGCCTATTCGAGCGCGCTCAATCCGGCCACGGGTGGCATTGCGCCGTATACCTACGCCGTCACTGCCGGTGCCTTGCCGGCGGGCATCACGCTCAATGGCAGCAGCGGCGCCTTGACCGGCACCCCCGGTAGCGTGGGCAACTTCGCCTTCACCGTGACCGCCACCGACAGCACCGCAGGCACGCCTTCGCAGGCCGCGCGCGGTTACACCTTGAACATCGTTGCGCCGCCGATCGTCGTTGCGCCGTCTACGCTGCCGGCTGCCACGCGTGGGACGGCCTATAGCCAGGCCTTGAGCGCCAGTGGCGGCACCGCGCCGTACACCTACGCACTCGCCAGCGGCGCATTGCCGGCCGGCCTCACCCTGGCCAGCAATGGCACGCTGTCGGGTACCGCAACGGTGGAAGGCAGCTTCAACTTCACCGTGACCGCCACCGATGCGGGGAGCTTCACCGGCAATCAGGCCTACAGCCTGACCGTGGCCGGCCCGAACTTGGCATTGCCAGCGAGCACCCTGCCCGCAGGCACGGCCGGGCAGGCGTACTCGGCGGTGATTGCGCCCGCCACCGGTGGCACCGCGCCCTACAGCTATGCACTGACCGCCGGCGCATTGCCAGCTGGCGTTGTCGTAGACGTGGCGACCGGTGCACTCAGCGGCACGCCGACCGTGGCGGGCACGTTCAACTTCACCCTGACCGTGTCCGACAGCACGCCCAGCCCGGCGGCGCAGGCCAGCCGCAGCTACACGCTGACCATCGCGGCGCCCTCTATCGCAATTACTCCCTCTGCCTTACCTGCAGCCGTGCGCGGCACTGCCTATAGCCAAGCGGTGACGGCCAGCGGCGGTATCGCGCCGTATAGCTATGCACTCGGAAGCGGCGCGTTGCCGGCCGGTATCACCCTGGCCAGCAACGGCACGCTGGCTGGCACCGCGACGGTGGAAGGCAGCTTCAACTTCACGGTTGTGGCAACGGATGCGGGCAATTTCACCGGTTCACAGGCCTATGCGCTGACGGTGACCGGCCCGAATCTGGTGTTGCCGGCGTCAACGTTGCCGGCCGGCAACGCGGGGCAGGCATATTCGGCAGCGATAGCGCCTGCCTCCGGCGGCACCGCGCCTTACCGCTATGCACTGACCGCAGGCGCGTTGCCGAATGGCGTTGTTCTCGACACTGCGACCGGTGGGCTCAGCGGCACGCCGACCTTGTCGGGCGTGTTCAACTTCACCCTGACCGCCACCGACAGCACGCCGAGCCCGGCTGTGCAGGCCAGCCAGAGCTATTCGGTCACCATTACAGCGGCGACGCTGGTGCCGGGGCAGCCGACGTTGCCACCGGCGGTGCGCGGCAGCGCGTACAACCAAGTGTTGACGGCCAGCGGCGGCGTTGCGCCCTATCGCTACAGCATCGCCAGCGGCACCTTGCCGGCTGGCCTGACGCTGGCCAGCGACGGCACGCTGTCGGGCACGCCAACCACCCAGGGCACCTCGTCCTTCACCATCGCGGTGGCCGATGCCGGCAATGCCAGCGCCACGCAGGCCTACAGCTTCACGGTGAGTGATGCTGCGCCAGTGGCCGTGGCCGATGTGGCGGCCACCATGTCCGACACCGCGGTGACGGTGGCGGTGACCGCCAACGACACCGGCAACATCGCATCGATCGCCATTGCCACAGCGCCGACCAACGGCACCGCCGTGGTCAACGGGCTGGAGCTGGTCTATACGCCGGCCGCCGGTTTCGTCGGCACCGATGTGGTGAGCTACACAGTTACCGGTAGCGGCGGCACCTCGGCCCCGGTCACGTTGACCATTACGGTCAACGCGCGGCCGGTGGCGGTGTCGGTGACTGCCGCGGCAGTGCCGGGCGAGGCGCAGCAGGTCGATCTGACCCGCAATGCCACCGGCGGGCCGTTCGTGGCTGCGGCCGTGGTCGCGGTGCTGCCGGCCTCGGCCGGTACCGCCACCATCACCCGGACTGGCGGTACCGCCACTGCGGCGGCGGCGCGTGCCTCCGGCCCATCGCCGGCGGCGGCTGCGATGGCCGAGACGCCCACGTTCATGCTGACCTTCACCCCGAACCCGGCGTTCGTCGGCCAGGCCATGGTGCAGTTCACCTTGTCCAATGCGTTCGCCACGTCGGTGCCGGCCAGCGTGGTGTTCACCATCGCGCCGCGCCGCGACCCGAGCGTGGATGCGGAAGTGCGTGGCCTGATCGATGCGCAGTCCGAGTCCACGCGGCGTTTTGCGCGGGCGCAGATCGACAACTTCCAGCGCCGTCTGGAAGCCACCCATCGCGGCGGCAGCACCTTCAGCAACGCGGTGAGCTTCCAGCCGACCTCGCATTGCCGCCAGGCCGATCGCGGCATCAGTGCGCAGCCGTGCAGCCCGGATACGCAGGAGGCCGACAACGACTTCCGCGATGCGCCGGCAGTGGCGAGCAGCGGCAACAGCACTGCGCAGGGTCAGGGCGACCTGGGTCTGTGGGTGGGCGGTGCGATCCGCTCGGGTAGCCTGGACAAGCAGTCCAACAGCACCGGGGTGGACTTCCAGACCGACGGCCTGAGCGTGGGCGCCGATTACCGGGTGGCGCAGTCGCTGGCGATCGGTGCGGGCCTGGGTTGGGGCCGCGACGACAGCGATGTGGGCAGGAACGGCAGCCACTCCAAGGCCACCGCCTACACCATGGCGTTGTATGCCAGCTTCCATCCGGGCAAGGCGTTCTTCTTCGACACCTTGGTGGGCTACCAGTTGCTGTCCTACGACCTGCGTCGCTTCGTCACCGACGATAGCTCGATGGCCGAGGGCAACCGCGACGGCAAGCAGTGGATCGCGTCGGTGTCCACCGGTGCGGACCTGCAGCGTGGCGATCTGCAGATCACACCGTATGCGCGCGTGGATGTGGCGCGTGCCACGCTGGATGGCTATGTCGAAGACGGCGTGGTGCCGTTCGCACTGCGCTATGACGACATGGACGTGGCCACCACCACCGGCAACCTGGGCCTGCGGCTGGAATGGCGCCGCGACGTCGCCTGGGGCCGGCTGACCCCGCAGTTGCGCGTGGAATATCAGCGCGACTTCCAGGGCCGTGGCGATGCCACGCTGAGTTACGCAGATTTGAACGGCGGGCCGTTCTATCGCGCCGGTCAAAGCGCGTTCGATCGCAACCGTTTGATGGTGGGCATCGGTGCGGCGCTGCTGACCGAGCAGGGCCTGTCGACGCGGCTGGAATACCGCGGTATTACCGATGGCGACAACAACGACGATCAGACCTGGATGATCAATCTGGAAAAGAAATACTGA
- a CDS encoding phage tail protein has product MSELFVGQIMMAGFSFAPKYFAQCNGQLLPVQQNQALFSLLGTRYGGNGSATFGLPDMRGRTPVGYGPSVDPAWQPAASPIGALAGSENVTLLQANLPSHTHLMDVSSAAGNSRSPAGRVLANNTSGAATPLYAAAGTLVSTSPGTVAPTGGNQSHPNLQPYNTLNFCIALSGYFPSRG; this is encoded by the coding sequence ATGAGCGAGCTCTTCGTTGGTCAGATTATGATGGCCGGTTTCAGCTTCGCGCCCAAGTATTTTGCGCAATGCAACGGCCAACTGCTTCCGGTGCAACAGAATCAAGCGTTATTTTCGCTGCTGGGAACCCGTTATGGCGGTAATGGGAGCGCCACGTTCGGTTTGCCGGATATGCGCGGACGCACGCCAGTTGGTTACGGGCCGTCGGTTGACCCCGCTTGGCAACCGGCAGCATCGCCGATTGGCGCGCTGGCCGGCAGCGAGAACGTGACGCTGCTGCAAGCCAATCTGCCGTCGCACACGCATCTGATGGATGTCTCTTCTGCAGCGGGCAACAGCCGCAGTCCCGCAGGCCGCGTGCTCGCCAATAACACCAGTGGCGCAGCGACGCCGCTCTATGCGGCCGCTGGCACGTTGGTATCGACGAGCCCGGGCACAGTCGCGCCGACAGGTGGCAACCAGTCACATCCAAATCTGCAGCCTTACAACACGCTCAACTTCTGCATCGCACTCAGCGGCTACTTCCCCTCGCGGGGATAG
- a CDS encoding phage tail protein codes for MSIPFIGEIRMFGFTRTPVGWQACDGSLLSIPDYDVLYMLLGTTYGGDGQSTFGVPDLRGRLPIHQGQGIGLSNYSLGQISGTETVTLIQQQLPLHTHTLLATTAAATSTAPAGLLPAAVSGDVFYVSDGTGSTAIAMAPQSTSSTGGGQPHENTMPTLTVQFCIATAGVFPQQS; via the coding sequence ATGAGCATTCCGTTTATCGGCGAAATACGCATGTTCGGGTTCACACGCACACCGGTGGGCTGGCAGGCCTGCGATGGCAGTTTGCTGTCGATTCCCGATTACGATGTGCTGTACATGTTGCTCGGCACCACTTATGGCGGCGACGGACAATCCACGTTTGGCGTCCCCGACCTGCGCGGACGCCTGCCGATCCATCAAGGCCAGGGAATCGGCTTGAGCAATTACTCGCTCGGTCAGATTTCCGGCACCGAGACCGTCACGCTCATCCAGCAACAGCTGCCCTTACATACGCACACGCTATTGGCCACGACAGCGGCAGCGACCTCGACCGCACCGGCCGGCTTGCTACCTGCTGCTGTCAGTGGCGATGTGTTCTACGTGTCTGACGGCACTGGCTCCACCGCCATCGCGATGGCTCCGCAATCGACCTCATCGACTGGCGGCGGGCAGCCACACGAGAACACCATGCCAACGCTGACCGTGCAGTTCTGCATCGCAACTGCCGGTGTCTTTCCGCAACAGAGTTGA
- a CDS encoding phage tail protein, whose product MTSPYVGEIQLFGFDFNPADWAYCNGATLPVQQNTMLFSLLGITYGGNGSSTFQLPNFSGRAGCEQGQGTNLTARQIGSTFGNATASLLTTQIPPHDHGITAYSQPDATKKSGMPANGSALSTMGSGSARPFGSPPTDATCAPTMITPTGNGLPHENQQPYLAVNFCIALVGEYPQFS is encoded by the coding sequence ATGACCTCTCCGTATGTTGGCGAAATTCAGTTGTTCGGCTTCGACTTCAATCCCGCCGATTGGGCGTATTGCAACGGCGCAACGCTGCCCGTGCAACAGAACACCATGTTGTTCTCGTTGCTCGGCATCACTTACGGCGGCAATGGGTCGAGCACCTTTCAGTTACCCAACTTCAGCGGGCGTGCCGGCTGTGAACAGGGACAAGGAACAAACCTGACCGCCCGGCAGATCGGCAGCACGTTCGGCAATGCCACGGCCAGCCTGCTGACCACCCAGATCCCGCCTCATGATCATGGCATCACCGCTTACTCGCAGCCCGATGCGACCAAGAAATCCGGTATGCCCGCCAACGGCTCGGCGCTGTCGACAATGGGCAGCGGCAGTGCACGCCCGTTCGGGTCGCCACCGACAGATGCGACATGTGCACCAACCATGATCACACCGACCGGCAATGGTTTACCGCACGAAAACCAGCAGCCGTATCTGGCGGTGAATTTCTGCATCGCTTTGGTCGGGGAATACCCGCAATTCAGCTGA
- a CDS encoding GNAT family N-acetyltransferase, producing MTFAANASDSPGITLLHAPALAAQGLCLRAEQDADLPWLRDLYASTRRDELAGVPWQEAAKRAFLDQQFALQRAHYLNHFPDAEFLIVQTLHERIGRFYLHRAPVHHLLVDISLFPAWRGKGAGTGLIVHAQTLARAAGCDLALHVSHANPAAHRLYARLGFVAGDTSATHLAMRWQPADAPPTSVS from the coding sequence ATGACGTTTGCTGCAAACGCGTCGGACTCGCCGGGTATCACCTTGCTGCATGCTCCAGCGCTGGCTGCGCAAGGTCTCTGCCTGCGTGCCGAACAAGACGCAGATCTGCCCTGGCTGCGGGATCTGTACGCCAGCACGCGCCGCGACGAACTCGCCGGCGTGCCCTGGCAGGAAGCAGCCAAGCGCGCATTTCTGGATCAGCAGTTCGCACTGCAGCGCGCGCATTATCTAAACCACTTTCCCGACGCCGAGTTTCTGATCGTGCAAACGCTGCACGAACGCATCGGCCGGTTCTATCTGCATCGCGCACCAGTGCACCACCTGCTGGTCGATATCAGCCTTTTCCCCGCCTGGCGTGGAAAAGGGGCGGGCACGGGACTGATCGTGCATGCACAAACACTGGCGCGCGCTGCGGGATGCGACCTGGCGCTGCATGTGTCGCATGCCAATCCCGCTGCACATCGCCTTTATGCACGTCTGGGGTTTGTTGCCGGCGACACCAGCGCGACCCATCTTGCGATGCGCTGGCAGCCCGCCGACGCGCCGCCGACCAGCGTCAGTTGA
- a CDS encoding DUF6916 family protein: MDLLTLEHFAGSVNETFSAALNEGEIPFVLVEARPLPATQAAQRAPFSLLFRNSSAFLFPQQIYQLRHTRLGEVGVFLVPVARERDGFLYQAVFN, translated from the coding sequence ATGGACCTACTGACCCTGGAGCACTTCGCAGGCAGCGTCAACGAAACCTTCTCGGCGGCATTGAACGAGGGCGAGATTCCATTCGTGCTGGTGGAGGCGCGCCCGCTGCCGGCCACGCAAGCAGCGCAACGCGCGCCGTTCTCGTTGTTGTTCCGCAACAGCTCGGCGTTTTTGTTTCCGCAACAGATCTATCAGCTGCGCCACACCCGGCTGGGCGAGGTCGGGGTGTTTCTGGTGCCGGTCGCCCGCGAGCGCGATGGCTTTCTGTATCAGGCGGTTTTCAACTGA